In Podarcis muralis chromosome 14, rPodMur119.hap1.1, whole genome shotgun sequence, one genomic interval encodes:
- the ONECUT1 gene encoding hepatocyte nuclear factor 6 has translation MNTQLAMETLGDLHGVSHEPGPDLLRSAHPRGGGGGQSNPLAHGARPLGMAALLDGGDYAHHRSGAEHPLGGPLHPTITMACETPPGLSMSSTYTTLTPLQPLPPISTVADKFPHHHHHPHHPHHPSQHPHHPHQRLSGNVSGSFTLMRDERSLAASMNNLYSPYHAKDVPGMGQRLSPLSGSGLGGLHGSQQGLPHYAHPGAAAAAAEKMLAPNGYEAHHPALLARHGEQHLTPTSAPGMGPLHGIPHHPHAHLSAPGHGQILGAGPREAHPGAAAAGAAAAASGQVNGGGSGSGQMEEINTKEVAQRITTELKRYSIPQAIFAQRVLCRSQGTLSDLLRNPKPWSKLKSGRETFRRMWKWLQEPEFQRMSALRLAACKRKEQEHGKDKSNTPKKPRLVFTDVQRRTLHAIFKENKRPSKDLQITISQQLGLELSTVSNFFMNARRRSLDKWQEEGGSSSGNSSSSSSTCTKA, from the exons ATGAACACCCAACTGGCGATGGAGACTCTGGGCGACCTCCACGGGGTGAGCCATGAGCCGGGCCCCGACCTGCTCCGgagcgcccacccccgcggcggcggcggcggccagagCAACCCCTTGGCCCACGGCGCCCGCCCGCTGGGCATGGCCGCCCTCCTGGACGGAGGGGACTACGCGCACCACCGGAGCGGCGCGGAGCACCCTTTGGGCGGCCCTCTGCACCCCACCATCACCATGGCTTGCGAGACCCCGCCTGGCCTGAGCATGAGCAGCACTTACACCACCCTGACGCCCCTGCAGCCGCTCCCGCCCATCTCCACCGTGGCGGACAAATTcccccaccatcaccatcacccccaccacccccaccacccgTCTCAGCACCCTCATCATCCTCACCAGCGGCTGTCGGGCAACGTGAGCGGGAGCTTCACCCTCATGCGGGACGAAAGGAGCCTGGCCGCGTCCATGAACAACCTGTACTCGCCCTACCACGCCAAAGACGTCCCCGGCATGGGGCAGCGCCTCTCTCCGCTCTCCGGCTCCGGCCTGGGCGGGCTGCACGGCTCCCAGCAAGGGCTCCCCCACTACGCTCACccgggagccgccgccgccgccgccgagaagATGCTGGCCCCCAACGGCTACGAAGCGCATCACCCTGCCCTGCTGGCCAGGCACGGCGAGCAGCACCTGACACCGACCTCGGCTCCCGGCATGGGGCCTCTCCACGGGATCCCGCACCACCCCCACGCCCACCTGAGCGCGCCGGGCCACGGGCAGATCCTGGGTGCCGGACCCCGGGAAGCCCacccgggggcggcggcggcgggagcggcggcggcggcctccgGGCAGGTCAACGGCGGCGGGAGCGGCTCGGGGCAGATGGAGGAGATCAACACCAAAGAAGTCGCCCAGAGGATCACCACCGAGCTCAAGCGCTACAGCATCCCGCAAGCCATCTTCGCCCAGCGCGTCCTCTGCCGCTCCCAGGGGACGCTTTCGGACCTGCTGAGGAACCCCAAGCCCTGGAGCAAGCTCAAGTCCGGCAGAGAGACTTTCCGCAGGATGTGGAAGTGGCTACAGGAGCCCGAATTCCAGAGGATGTCCGCGCTCAGGCTGGCAG CTTGCAAACGGAAAGAACAAGAGCATGGGAAGGACAAAAGTAACACCCCCAAGAAGCCCAGGTTGGTCTTTACGGACGTCCAGCGCCGGACTCTACATGCAATATTCAAGGAAAACAAGCGCCCTTCCAAAGATTTGCAAATCACCATTTCACAGCAGTTGGGTCTGGAGCTCAGCACGGTCAGTAACTTTTTCATGAACGCGCGACGGAGGAGCCTGGATAAGTGGCAGGAGGAGGGCGGCTCCAGTTCAGGCAACTCATCTTCTTCATCAAGCACTTGTACCAAAGCGTAA